The genome window TCACATAACAGCTCACCATATTCGGTCCATACTCGATACATTCTTTTGTGTTCTAAAGAAATTCTGCCGATTATTTGATTTTCCTTTGCAACCATCTCAAATGCTTCTTTAATATTTTCGTTCAAACCAATCTGGGTTAATTCCATGTATTGACCTCCAAATATTTGTAAAATAAAAAAACATGGTGCATACAGCCCATGTTTTCCCTACAAACATTTAGAAGTCCCTACATAAGAATGTATCATCTATCTATTCATGACAAATCTCATCTATTGAGGTAACCGTTTGGGCTGTATGCTATATGAATAATTGATTTAAAAAATGTAATTTTGCTCATAAAACATCAGCCCCTTTCATTTATTAATTTTATTATATAAATATTCAAATAAATTGTAAAGCCTATTTTATTAGGCACTCTCCCTAATCTTTAGCATATTCTATTTTCAAAAGACTCTTTTCTATATCTGTCAGACTGCGTTTACTTTTAAATCATAATGAAAAATAGGATAAATATGAACACGAGGAGGAAGTTCGATGACGAGAGATCATTTTCACTCCATACAGGAAGCCGGAATGTATAACGTATTAAGTGATTACTATAAATATACGAATCCTGAATTACATGTATATTATTATCATAAGCATCTTCAAAGCTTAAACCATGCTTTAAAGAAGGAAAGTAAGTCTGCTATTGTTTCGGATATCCAGAGGCAAAATGAGTATGGAAAAGTCAGATTCTTACAAGCTACTAATAACTTGCCAACTGTTGATATTTACATGAATGGTAAATGTCTGTTAAAAGAAGTATCGTTTAAAACGATGAGTAATGAATTAACATTACCTACTGGAAAATATCAACTGGATATATATGAAACTGGGAAGCAGATTGATCCATTATCTAGTCAAATATTGAAGATAGATAGTAATGTATATCATACTTTTGCTTTTGCCGGCAATGAAAGAAACCTAACAATACAGTTATTTCCTGAATTTCCAATTGTACCAGCAAACGAAACAAAACTACGGATCATTCAACTGGCAGAAAACCTGCCAACCATTGATATCGCCGTTCAAAAAGGAGATATCGTATTTCCATCTATACCTTATAAAGGTGCAAGTTCCTATTTAGGGTTGTTTCCAATGACTGTCTATTTAGAGGCAAGAAATGCAGAAACAAAGGAAGTACTAAAGAAATTTCCTGCTCTCCAATTAGAAGCCGATAAAACATATAGTGGATTTCTTATCGAAGGAACCGATGAAAAAACTTGTGAATTATTAATTTTCTCCTGTTAACATAAAAAGGCTATTCTTAAATCTCCCACCAATAATCATTTATCATCTTGGACAGGAGATTTTTTAGAAATAGCCTTACAAATATTACTTATTCAGTTGGCAGCAATAAATTAAATTGAATGATATTTTTCTCTAAATCAAATGTTTTCGCCTCTACTAACATTCCGTTTTTCAAGTCCATCTTAGTTAAATGAACATATATTTCTTCTTCATTTGGCTGAATATCAACCCAATCTGGAAAATTATATTGATTTTCAATAAAATTCATTACATAAGATACGGGTAACGGCAGATGACCAATACTTATTTCTTTCTGTTTTAATAATAAATCCCCATTTTCTAATGCTATTGGTTTAAATGTTAATTTCATTTGAATATCTGTATGAAAAATTGGCATCGTTCCATATAGCTCTACTTGATCCGCTATATTTATTTCATAATGAATCGGACCATTAAGCCCTTCTTTTTCTAGAAAATGATTAATTAACTTCGTCAAATCCTCTCGATTTGTCGTAACAGCAAATGGAACTTCTTCTCCTTGCTGCTTTATTATCGGTGTCTTCTCCACTGGTTTAAATATCATTATCGCTATATATATGATTCCCAGTACAAGAGCACCTGCTAATGTTAAAAATGCTAGTTTCCACTTATTCTTAAACAACCTTTTCTCCTCAATTCTCCGTCTGCAAATTCTCTAGTATATCAGCTAGTGGTGCTGTTAACATCTTTTCGTAGATGGCTTCAGCAATAAGCTGATACCCCTTGTCATTAGGATGAAAATAATCTTCATACAGTAAATCTGACGTTGGATTTTCAAAAATATTCTCGATACTAACGAAATATGTATGCTTATATTTTGCTAATACCCCTTCACTGGTGCTATTCCAATCGGCCACAATTTGATTCATTTCTTTGATATCAGAAAACATCTTGATAAATGGGTTATAGACCCCAACTAATATTACGACAGCTTTAGGATTG of Niallia circulans contains these proteins:
- a CDS encoding DUF4397 domain-containing protein gives rise to the protein MTRDHFHSIQEAGMYNVLSDYYKYTNPELHVYYYHKHLQSLNHALKKESKSAIVSDIQRQNEYGKVRFLQATNNLPTVDIYMNGKCLLKEVSFKTMSNELTLPTGKYQLDIYETGKQIDPLSSQILKIDSNVYHTFAFAGNERNLTIQLFPEFPIVPANETKLRIIQLAENLPTIDIAVQKGDIVFPSIPYKGASSYLGLFPMTVYLEARNAETKEVLKKFPALQLEADKTYSGFLIEGTDEKTCELLIFSC
- a CDS encoding YpmS family protein, with translation MFKNKWKLAFLTLAGALVLGIIYIAIMIFKPVEKTPIIKQQGEEVPFAVTTNREDLTKLINHFLEKEGLNGPIHYEINIADQVELYGTMPIFHTDIQMKLTFKPIALENGDLLLKQKEISIGHLPLPVSYVMNFIENQYNFPDWVDIQPNEEEIYVHLTKMDLKNGMLVEAKTFDLEKNIIQFNLLLPTE